A genomic region of Oryza glaberrima chromosome 1, OglaRS2, whole genome shotgun sequence contains the following coding sequences:
- the LOC127776519 gene encoding uncharacterized protein LOC127776519 isoform X2 — MAVRSSSSHGLLHPPLRLLAAAAASSGSSYSIPHARLRLAVTTPSRLPSPISSSPDPPPDVAHDEDEQEGQHHKEERDERYGFEIQVRKLPKRNRRLVRARVRVDAPLDAVWATLTDYEGLAGFIPGLSECRLLDQSDCFARLYQVGEQDLALGFKFNARGTIDCYEGELQLLPAGARRREIAFNMIDGDFKVFEGNWSVQEEVDGGEISADQEFQTILSYVVELEPKLWVPVRLLEGRICNEIKTNLVSIREEAQRIQRLQDK, encoded by the exons ATGGCCGTGcgctcctcttcctcccatGGCCTCCTCCACCCACCGCtccgtctcctcgccgccgccgccgccagtagCGGCAGCAGCTACTCGATTCCCCAtgcgcgcctccgcctcgccgtcacTACTCCGTCGAGGCTACCTTCCCCCATCTCATCCTCGCCCGACCCACCGCCCGACGTCGCCCACGACGAAGACGAACAGGAAGGTCAGCACCACAAGGAGGAGCGGGACGAGCGGTACGGGTTCGAGATCCAGGTGCGCAAGCTGCCCAAGCGcaaccgccgcctcgtccgcgccCGGGTCCGCGTCGACGCCCCGCTCGACGCCGTCTGGGCCACGCTCACCGACTACGAGGGCCTCGCCGGCTTCATCCCCGGCCTCTCCGAGTGCCGCCTCCTCGACCAGTCCGACTGCTTCGCCCGCCTCTACCAG GTGGGTGAGCAGGATCTCGCGCTGGGTTTCAAGTTCAACGCCAGGGGCACCATCGACTGCTACGAGGGCGAATTGCAGCTGCTGCCCGCCGGAGCGCGGAGGAGGGAGATCGCCTTCAACATGATCGACGGCGACTTCAAGGTCTTCGAGGGCAACTGGTCCGTCCAGGAGGAG gtTGATGGTGGGGAAATATCAGCGGATCAGGAATTTCAGACTATACTTTCTTATGTGGTGGAACTGGAGCCGAAGCTCTGGGTTCCAGTGAGGCTACTGGAAGGGAGGATTTGTAATGAGATCAAGACCAACCTTGTTTCAATCAGAGAAGAAGCTCAGAGGATCCAGAGATTGCAAGATAAG TGA
- the LOC127760135 gene encoding cytochrome b5-like: MWLGSVRQAPLPTNQTDYDWWALRPTPTIQLYCSSILSSSSSTFAISLSLFLSSLDPKLLLLLASRSSSLLSSHLSSHLLVVASWDLGERGAGGRSKRRARSIKINMSNNKVLTLEEVSKHNTKDDCWLIIGGKVYNVTKFLEDHPGGDDVLLSSTAKDATDDFEDVGHSTTARAMMDEYYVGDIDATTIPTKVKYTPPKQPHYNQDKTPEFIIKILQFLVPLAILGLAVAVRIYTKSESA, translated from the exons atGTGGTTGGGGTCGGTGAGACAAGCGCCCTTACCCACCAACCAAACTGACTATGACTGGTGGGCCCTTCGACCTACTCCCACTATACAACTCTACTGCTCCtcaatcctctcctcctcctcctccacattcgcgatctctctctctctctttctttcgtCGTTGGATCCaaagctcctcctcctcctcgcctcgcgCTCCTCGTCCCTTCTCTCGTCCCatctctcatctcatctcttgGTAGTTGccagttgggacttgggagagagaggagcaggAGGCAGGAGCAAGAGGAGGGCAAGATCGATCAAGATCAACATGTCCAACAACAAGGTGCTGACCCTGGAGGAGGTCTCCAAGCACAACACCAAGGACGATTGCTGGCTCATCATCGGCGGCAAG GTGTACAATGTGACCAAGTTTTTGGAGGATCACCCTGGAGGTGATGATGTCTTGTTGTCTTCGACTG CCAAGGATGCTACCGACGACTTCGAAGATGTGGGGCACAGCACCACTGCTCGGGCGATGATGGATGAGTATTATGTCGGCGACATTGACGCAACCACGATACCCACCAAGGTGAAGTACACGCCCCCGAAGCAACCACACTACAACCAGGATAAGACACCAGAGTTCATCATCAAGATCCTCCAGTTTTTGGTTCCCTTGGCGATATTGGGATTGGCTGTTGCTGTAAGGATCTACACCAAGTCAGAGTCTGCTTAG
- the LOC127776519 gene encoding uncharacterized protein LOC127776519 isoform X1, whose product MAVRSSSSHGLLHPPLRLLAAAAASSGSSYSIPHARLRLAVTTPSRLPSPISSSPDPPPDVAHDEDEQEGQHHKEERDERYGFEIQVRKLPKRNRRLVRARVRVDAPLDAVWATLTDYEGLAGFIPGLSECRLLDQSDCFARLYQVGEQDLALGFKFNARGTIDCYEGELQLLPAGARRREIAFNMIDGDFKVFEGNWSVQEEVDGGEISADQEFQTILSYVVELEPKLWVPVRLLEGRICNEIKTNLVSIREEAQRIQRLQDKRNPC is encoded by the exons ATGGCCGTGcgctcctcttcctcccatGGCCTCCTCCACCCACCGCtccgtctcctcgccgccgccgccgccagtagCGGCAGCAGCTACTCGATTCCCCAtgcgcgcctccgcctcgccgtcacTACTCCGTCGAGGCTACCTTCCCCCATCTCATCCTCGCCCGACCCACCGCCCGACGTCGCCCACGACGAAGACGAACAGGAAGGTCAGCACCACAAGGAGGAGCGGGACGAGCGGTACGGGTTCGAGATCCAGGTGCGCAAGCTGCCCAAGCGcaaccgccgcctcgtccgcgccCGGGTCCGCGTCGACGCCCCGCTCGACGCCGTCTGGGCCACGCTCACCGACTACGAGGGCCTCGCCGGCTTCATCCCCGGCCTCTCCGAGTGCCGCCTCCTCGACCAGTCCGACTGCTTCGCCCGCCTCTACCAG GTGGGTGAGCAGGATCTCGCGCTGGGTTTCAAGTTCAACGCCAGGGGCACCATCGACTGCTACGAGGGCGAATTGCAGCTGCTGCCCGCCGGAGCGCGGAGGAGGGAGATCGCCTTCAACATGATCGACGGCGACTTCAAGGTCTTCGAGGGCAACTGGTCCGTCCAGGAGGAG gtTGATGGTGGGGAAATATCAGCGGATCAGGAATTTCAGACTATACTTTCTTATGTGGTGGAACTGGAGCCGAAGCTCTGGGTTCCAGTGAGGCTACTGGAAGGGAGGATTTGTAATGAGATCAAGACCAACCTTGTTTCAATCAGAGAAGAAGCTCAGAGGATCCAGAGATTGCAAGATAAG AGAAACCCATGCTGA
- the LOC127775141 gene encoding pumilio homolog 1-like, with amino-acid sequence MVTEMAMRGEPWRRQEGEQAQAEADRERELDLFRSGSAPPTVEGSMGALHAAAAADVFLEDELRADPAYHSYYYSNGNINPRLPPPLLSKEDWRSAQRLRPGLGGIGDGRKPRGGGGGGGGGGGAGGMGLGDGLIGMPGLEIGRQNSFSGIFQDDSYQHDTDRQGANCNGTDLLSSSKVQYGLHRETGAISGLHSDSKAPCLPENQNESSHSYASIIGSSLSRSASPDPELVRRVPSPCLPPIGVKLGATDKKNNVGSSSFNRSSPNIIESDDLVSALSGMNLSSSRAMNGNTMDQSKLHQDVDDVRKFLFDQYMDQTNGNQRHSYMKRSEQGHVKVPQEYSGASMNPSVMRSQISAGGFTSFDNSSVGSGFASPRLGSRSPGGSLSSWQNLTGASNLPNYVGIGSPTAASAHQMPVDPLYVQFLRAAEIAALAANCEDPLMDRANLGGSYMDLFGPQKAYLSPLLQSQKQYSYYGNLGVGLGYAGNSLTSPILPSSPGGPGSPLRHGDRSMRYPSGMKNFGGSFGSWNSDLGGKMEANLVPSLLEEFKSNKSKSYELSEIAGHVVEFSADQYGSRFIQQKLETASTEEKDMVFAEIMPQALTLMTDVFGNYVVQKFFEHGSSAQIKELADQLIGRVLALSLQMYGCRVIQKAIEVVDLDQQTKMVAELDGQVMRCVRDQNGNHVIQKCIECIPQHAIQFIVSTFYGQVVMLSTHPYGCRVIQRVLEHCDDPKTQQIMMDEILQSVCLLATDQYGNYVVQHVLEHGKPHERSAIIEKLIGQIVQMSQQKFASNVIEKCLAFGNPVERQVLIGEMLGSSNESEHLEVMMKDQFANYVVQKVLETCDDQQREMILTRIKAHLNTLKKYTYGKHIVARVEKLVAAGEKRLGLQPSTAA; translated from the exons ATGGTGACCGAGATGGCGATGCGAGGTGAGCCGTGGCGGCGCCAGGAGGGGGAGCAGGCGCAGGCGGAGGCCGATCGGGAACGCGAGCTGGACCTCTTCCGCAGCGGCTCCGCGCCGCCCACGGTCGAGGGCTCCATGGGcgcgctccacgccgccgccgccgccgacgtgttCCTGGAGGACGAGCTCCGGGCCGACCCGGCCTACCactcctactactactccaACGGCAACATCAACcctcgcctcccgccgccgctgctgtccAAGGAGGACTGGCGCTCCGCGCAGCGCCTTCGCCCCGGCTTGGGTGGGATCGGCGACGGGAGGAAGCccagaggtggaggtggaggcggcggcggcggcggcggcgctggagggaTGGGTCTAGGGGATGGCCTCATTGGGATGCCCGGTCTCGAGATTGGCCGCCAGAATAGCTTCTCCGGTATCTTTCAG GATGACTCGTATCAACACGATACGGATAGACAGGGTGCCAACTGCAATGGTACAGACTTGTTGAGTTCTTCTAAAGTGCAGTATGGTCTACATCGTGAGACTGGAGCTATTAGTGGCCTTCACTCAGACAGCAAAGCACCATGCTTGCCAGAAAACCAGAATGAATCATCACACTCATATGCATCAATAATAGGATCATCACTTTCAAGAAGTGCATCTCCAGATCCTGAACTAGTGAGGAGAGTTCCTAGTCCTTGCCTCCCCCCAATTGGTGTGAAACTTGGTGCTACAGATAAGAAGAATAATGTTGGTTCATCTTCTTTCAATCGTAGTTCTCCCAATATTATTGAATCTGATGATTTGGTGTCTGCTCTATCTGGTATGAACCTGTCGTCATCAAGAGCAATGAACGGAAACACAATGGACCAATCTAAGCTCCATCAGGATGTGGATGATGTTCGTAAGTTCCTTTTTGATCAGTACATGGATCAAACAAATGGCAATCAGCGCCATTCCTACATGAAACGTTCTGAACAAGGACACGTGAAGGTTCCTCAAGAATATTCTGGTGCTTCTATGAATCCTTCTGTTATGAGAAGCCAGATCAGTGCTGGTGGTTTCACATCATTTGACAACTCATCGGTGGGATCTGGCTTTGCTTCTCCTAGGCTTGGATCCCGATCACCAGGTGGGAGTTTATCTTCATGGCAAAATCTAACCGGTGCATCTAACCTTCCAAACTACGTTGGAATTGGAAGTCCAACTGCAGCTTCTGCCCACCAGATGCCTGTTGATCCACTGTATGTTCAGTTCCTTCGGGCAGCAGAAATTGCTGCCCTTGCAGCTAACTGTGAGGATCCTTTGATGGATAGGGCTAATCTAGGAGGTTCTTACATGGATCTATTTGGCCCTCAGAAGGCGTACCTTAGTCCATTGCTTCAGTCACAGAAGCAATATAGTTACTACGGGAATCTCGGGGTTGGTCTTGGCTATGCTGGTAACTCTTTAACAAGTCCTATTCTTCCCTCGTCACCAGGTGGACCTGGTAGTCCACTTAGGCACGGGGATCGCAGCATGCGCTATCCATCTGGGATGAAAAATTTTGGTGGTTCCTTTGGCTCCTGGAATTCGGATCTCGGTGGTAAGATGGAGGCCAATTTAGTTCCATCACTTCTGGAAGAATTTAAGAGCAACAAAAGCAAATCATATGAGCTCTCTGAAATCGCTGGTCATGTTGTTGAGTTCAG TGCGGATCAATATGGAAGTAGATTCATACAGCAAAAGCTTGAAACAGCCAGCACTGAAGAAAAAGACATGGTTTTTGCTGAAATCATGCCTCAGGCTCTCACATTGATGACTGATGTCTTTGGAAACTATGTTGTGCAGAAG TTTTTTGAGCATGGGAGCTCAGCTCAGATAAAGGAGTTGGCTGATCAGCTAATTGGACGTGTCTTAGCACTCAGCCTCCAAATGTATGGTTGCCGAGTTATACAGAAG GCCATAGAAGTTGTTGATTTAGATCAGCAGACTAAAATGGTTGCTGAGCTTGATGGACAAGTGATGCGCTGTGTACGTGATCAAAATGGAAATCATGTTATACAGAAATGTATTGAATGCATTCCACAGCATGCTATCCAGTTCATTGTTTCAACCTTCTATGGCCAAGTTGTGATGCTATCAACTCATCCATATGGTTGTCGGGTGATACAG AGGGTGCTGGAGCATTGTGATGATCCTAAAACCCAGCAAATCATGATGGATGAGATCCTACAATCTGTTTGCTTGCTGGCTACAGACCAGTATGGTAACTATGTTGTCCAG CATGTTCTGGAACATGGCAAACCCCACGAGAGATCTGCTATTATTGAGAAGTTGATTGGGCAGATAGTACAAATGAGCCAGCAAAAGTTTGCTTCAAATGTCATTGAGAAGTGTTTAGCCTTTGGGAATCCTGTGGAGCGTCAAGTCCTGATTGGTGAAATGCTTGGCTCCAGTAATGAGAGCGAACATCTTGAG GTGATGATGAAAGATCAATTTGCAAACTATGTGGTACAGAAGGTGTTAGAGACCTGTGATGATCAGCAGAGAGAGATGATCCTTACAAGGATAAAAGCTCATCTGAACACACTGAAGAAATATACTTACGGGAAGCATATAGTGGCACGCGTGGAAAAGCTCGTCGCAGCCGGAG AAAAGCGGCTTGGGCTTCAACCATCAACTGCAGCTTGA
- the LOC127776511 gene encoding cysteine protease XCP2-like, which yields MAASMNSKLPLALVLLLLCGGACVAVAMPSELSIVGYSEEDLASHERLMELFEKFMAKYRKAYSSLEEKLRRFEVFKDNLNHIDEENKKITGYWLGLNEFADLTHDEFKAAYLGLTITPATARRNDADDDSSSAFRYEEAALPKEVDWRKKGAVTEVKNQGQCGSCWAFSTVAAVEGINAIVTGNLTRLSEQELIDCDTDGNNGCSGGLMDYAFSYIAANGGLHTEESYPYLMEEGTCRRGSTEGDDDGEAAAAVTISGYEDVPRNNEQALLKALAHQPVSVAIEASGRNFQFYSGGVFDGPCGTRLDHGVTAVGYGTASKGHDYIIVKNSWGSHWGEKGYIRMRRGTGKHDGLCGINKMASYPTKNA from the exons ATGGCGGCTTCAATGAATTCGAAGCTTCCCCTGGCTCTTGTGCTCCTCCTGCTGTGCGGCGGCGCATGCGTAGCGGTAGCCATGCCCAGTGAATTGTCCATAGTTGGCTACTCGGAGGAGGATCTGGCGTCGCATGAGAGGCTGATGGAGCTGTTCGAGAAGTTCATGGCCAAGTACCGCAAGGCCTACTCCAGCTTGGAGGAGAAGCTGAGGAGGTTCGAGGTGTTCAAGGACAACCTCAACCACATCGACGAGGAGAACAAGAAGATCACCGGCTACTGGCTGGGCCTCAACGAGTTCGCCGACCTCACCCACGACGAGTTcaaggctgcctacctcggccTCACCATcactccggcgacggcgaggaggaacgacgccgacgacgacagcaGCAGTGCGTTCAGGTACGAGGAGGCGGCGTTGCCGAAGGAGGTGGactggaggaagaagggggcgGTGACGGAGGTGAAGAACCAGGGGCAGTGCGGCAGCTGCTGGGCGTtctcgacggtggcggcggtggaggggattAACGCCATCGTCACCGGGAACCTGACGCGCCTGTCGGAGCAGGAGCTCATCGACTGCGACACCGACGGCAACAACGGCTGCAGCGGCGGCCTCATGGACTACGCCTTCTCCTACATCGCCGCCAACGGCGGCCTCCACACCGAGGAGTCCTACCCGTACCTGATGGAGGAAGGCACCTGCCGCCGCGGCAGCACGGagggggacgacgacggcgaggcggcggcggcggtgaccatCTCCGGGTACGAGGACGTGCCGAGGAACAACGAGCAGGCCCTGCTCAAGGCCCTGGCCCACCAGCCCGTCAGCGTCGCCATCGAGGCCTCAGGCAGGAACTTCCAGTTCTACAGCGGG GGTGTGTTTGATGGTCCGTGCGGTACGCGGCTGGATCATGGCGTGACGGCCGTTGGATACGGGACGGCCAGCAAGGGACACGATTACATCATCGTGAAAAACTCGTGGGGATCGCATTGGGGTGAGAAGGGGTACATCCGGATGAGGAGGGGCACCGGCAAGCACGACGGCCTCTGCGGCATCAACAAGATGGCCTCCTACCCAACCAAGAACGCTTAA
- the LOC127775151 gene encoding transcription factor PCL1, whose amino-acid sequence MGEEAPEEYELGGGEDERVMEWEAGLPGADELTPLSQPLVPAGLAAAFRIPPEPGRTLLDVHRASAATVSRLRRASSSSSSSFPAFASKGAGAGADEAESGGGADGGNGNTNNSSSKRARLVWTPQLHKRFVEVVAHLGMKNAVPKTIMQLMNVEGLTRENVASHLQKYRLYVKRMQGLSNEGPSPSDHIFASTPVPHASLHDQVPSPYHPHPHHHSYNNAAYAATVSSYHHYHHANH is encoded by the coding sequence ATGGGCGAGGAGGCGCCGGAGGAGTACGAGCtgggcggcggggaggacgaGCGGGTGATGGAGTGGGAGGCGGGGCTgcccggcgccgacgagctgaCCCCGCTGTCGCAGCCGCTGGTGCCGGcggggctggcggcggcgttCCGCATCCCGCCGGAGCCCGGGCGCACGCTGCTCGACGTGCaccgcgcgtcggcggcgacggtgtccCGGCTGcggcgcgcgtcgtcgtcgtcgtcgagctcgTTCCCGGCGTTCGCGTCGaagggagcgggagcgggagcggacGAGGCGGAGTCAGGGGGAGGCGCGGATGGGGGGAACGggaacaccaacaacagcagcagcaagagggCGCGGCTGGTGTGGACGCCGCAGCTGCACAAGAGGTtcgtggaggtggtggcgcacCTGGGGATGAAGAACGCGGTGCCCAAGACGATTATGCAGCTGATGAACGTGGAGGGCCTCACCCGGGAGAACGTCGCCAGCCACCTCCAGAAGTATCGCCTCTACGTGAAGCGGATGCAGGGCCTCTCCAACGAGGGCCCTTCCCCCTCCGACCACATCTTCGCCTCCACCCCCGTCCCCCACGCCTCCCTCCACGACCAGGTTCCTTCTCCttaccacccccacccccaccaccactccTACAACAACGCCGCCTatgccgccaccgtctcctcctaCCACCACTACCACCACGCCAACCACTGA
- the LOC127767974 gene encoding zinc transporter 1: MARTMTMRVSSLLVAVLLLAALSFQACSGHGGINDGDGQVDAPATPASSSGVRSKGLIAVKVWCLVILLVFTFAGGVSPYFYRWNESFLLLGTQFAAGVFLGTALMHFLADSTSTFKGLTTNQYPFSFMLTCVGFLLTMLSDLVIAAVARRSAAAGVSDNQVSEQQQRQQAEGAVMSRKEEEAAAVAHPAMLVRTSSFEDAVLLIVALCFHSVFEGIAIGVSASKSEAWRNLWTIGLHKIFAAVAMGIALLRMIPKRPFLMTVVYSLAFAVSSPVGVGIGIAIDATSQGRAADWTYAISMGLATGVFIYVAINHLIAKGYRPHHPTAADKPLFKFLAVLLGVAVMAVVMIWD, translated from the exons ATGGCCAGGACGATGACGATGAGGGTTTCTTCGCTCCTTGTCGccgtgctcctcctcgccgcgctctcGTTCCAGGCGTgcagcggccatggcggcatcaacgacggcgacgggcagGTCGACGCCCCGGCAACGCCTGCGTCGTCGTCCGGCGTGCGGTCCAAGGGGCTGATCGCCGTGAAGGTGTGGTGCCTGGTGATCCTGCTGGTGTTCaccttcgccggcggcgtctcccCCTACTTCTACCGGTGGAACGagagcttcctcctcctcggcacccagttcgccgccggcgtcttCCTCGGCACCGCGCTGATGCACTTCCTCGccgactccacctccaccttcaaGGGCCTCACTACCAACCAGTACCCGTTCTCCTTCATGCTCACCTGCGTCGGCTTCCTGCTCACCATGCTCAGCGacctcgtcatcgccgccgtcgcgcggaggagcgccgccgccggcgttagCGACAACCAGGTcagtgagcagcagcagcggcagcaagcCGAGGGGGCGGTGATGAGccgcaaggaggaggaggcggcggcggtggcgcacccGGCGATGCTGGTGAGGACATCGTCGTTCGAGGACGCCGTGCTGCTCATCGTCGCGCTCTGTTTCCACTCCGTCTTTGAAGGGATCGCCATTGGTGTCTCAG CGAGCAAGAGCGAGGCGTGGAGGAACCTGTGGACGATCGGGCTGCACAAGATattcgcggcggtggcgatgggaATCGCGCTGCTCCGGATGATCCCCAAGCGCCCCTTCCTCATGACCGTCGTCTACTCCCTCGCCTTCGCCGTCTCCAgccccgtcggcgtcggcatcggcATCGCCATCGACGCCACCTCCCAGGGCCGCGCCGCCGACTGGACCTACGCCATCTCCATGGGCCTCGCCACCGGCGTCTTCATCTACGTCGCCATCAACCACCTCATCGCCAAGGGCTACCGCCCCCaccaccccaccgccgccgacaagCCGCTCTTCAAgttcctcgccgtcctcctcggcgtcgccgtcaTGGCTGTCGTCATGATCTGGGACTGA
- the LOC127776492 gene encoding glycerol-3-phosphate dehydrogenase [NAD(+)]: MENGHAKNLVAVIGSGNWGSVASRLIASNTAKLPSFHDEVRMWVFEEILPTGKKLSESINQANENCKYLPGIKLGANVIADPDLENAVKDANMLVFVTPHQFVEGICKKLVGKLRPGTEGISLIKGMEVKMEGPCMISKLITNILGINCCVLMGANIANEIAVEKFSEATIGYKKDKEVATRWAKLFTTPYFLVSVVEDIEGVELCGTLKNVVAIAAGLVDGLDMGNNTKAAIMRIGLREMRAFSKLLSPSVRDNTFFESCGVADLITTCLGGRNRRVAEAFARNGGKRSFDELEAEMLHGQKLQGVSTAKEVYEVLTYRGWQELFPLLSTVHEICIGQLPPTSIVEYSEHTPNLSIINGSNAYY; the protein is encoded by the exons ATGGAGAACGGACACGCCAAGAATCTTGTGGCCGTCATCGGCAGCGGCAACTGGGGCAGCGTCGCCTCCCGCCTCATCGCTTCTAACACCGCTAAGTTGCCCTCCTTTCATG ATGAAGTAAGGATGTGGgtgtttgaagaaatattaccaaCAGGCAAGAAGCTCTCTGAGTCCATTAACCAAGCAAAT GAGAATTGCAAATACTTACCTGGTATAAAGCTCGGAGCTAATGTAATTGCTGATCCTGATTTGGAGAATGCAG tgaaaGATGCaaatatgcttgtttttgtgACTCCCCATCAATTTGTGGAGGGTATATGTAAGAAGCTTGTGGGTAAACTAAGGCCAGGAACTGAGGGTATCTCCCTCATCAAGGGCATGGAGGTCAAGATGGAAGGACCATGCATGATATCTAAATTAATTACAAACATACTTGGAATCAATTGCTGTGTCCTTATGGGTGCTAACATTGCAAATGAG ATTGCTGTTGAGAAATTCAGTGAAGCGACAATTGGATATAAGAAAGACAAGGAAGTGGCAACCCGATGGGCTAAACTTTTTACAACACCTTACTTCCTGGTTTCTGTT GTAGAGGATATTGAAGGAGTTGAATTATGTGGAACACTGAAAAATGTCGTGGCCATTGCAGCAG GTCTTGTTGATGGTTTGGATATGGGGAACAATACCAAG GCTGCAATAATGAGGATTGGTTTGCGGGAAATGCGTGCTTTCTCTAAGCTTCTATCCCCTTCAGTCAGGGACAACACTTTCTTTGAGAGCTGTGGTGTGGCTGACCTAATAACTACATGCC TTGGTGGGAGAAACAGAAGAGTCGCTGAGGCCTTTGCACGAAATGGTGGCAAAAG GTCTTTTGATGAGTTGGAGGCCGAGATGCTACATGGCCAAAAACTTCAG GGAGTGTCCACAGCAAAAGAAGTTTATGAAGTCTTGACTTATCGAGGGTGGCAAGAATTGTTTCCTCTTCTGTCCACAGTGCATGAGATTTGTATTGGTCAGCTACCTCCTACATCAATAGTTGAATACAGTGAGCACACGCCCAACCTCTCCATCATCAATGGTTCTAATGCGTATTACTGA
- the LOC127767033 gene encoding probable E3 ubiquitin-protein ligase RHC2A, with protein MDDDGSSYTYWCHSCDRFVHPHPHLDAAVLCPHCNAAGFLHDHEMPPAADHSPFNPPVIVLRRSASPDDATTFDLLYDDGAASALRPLFDRLLLRIPSASDNPNPPASKAAVDSMPTILIGACHLAADSHCAVCKEPFHLADEAREMPCAHIYHHHCILPWLALHNSCPVCRHRMPTDDHDSTNAAAAQAAAGSSDEDATTVGTLTIWRLPGGGFAVGRFAAAGGTRAGERELPVLYTQMDDGGFNGSGGSGSPTMIGWSSRGSRSSQRQRSIIPRLFRNMFACFRHHYATADSGDYSSRAGRRSSSSVFTRSLRSQITSWRSEDGHPDAIATR; from the coding sequence atggacgacgacggctccTCCTACACCTACTGGTGCCACAGCTGCGACCGCTTCGTCCACCCGCACCCCCACCTCGACGCCGCTGTGCTCTGTCCCCACTGCAACGCCGCCGGCTTCCTTCACGACCACGAGatgcctcccgccgccgaccactCCCCGTTCAACCCCCCCGTCAtcgtcctccgccgctccgCATCCCCCGACGACGCCACCACCTTCGATCTCCTctacgacgacggcgccgcctccgccctccgccccctcttcgaccgcctcctcctccgcatcccCTCCGCCTCCGACAACCCCAACCCCCCGGCCTCCAAAGCCGCCGTCGACTCCATGCCCACCATCCTCATCGGGGCctgccacctcgccgccgactccCACTGCGCCGTCTGCAAGGAACCCTTCCACCTCGCCGACGAGGCCAGGGAGATGCCCTGCGCCCACATCTACCACCACCATTGCATCCTCCCCTGGCTCGCTCTCCACAACTCATGCCCCGTCTGCCGCCACCGCATGCCCACCGATGACCACGACTCGaccaatgctgctgctgctcaggcTGCCGCCGGAAGCAGCGACGAGGACGCCACCACCGTGGGTACTCTCACCATTTGGAGGCTTCCCGGTGGGGGATTTGCGGTTGGGAggtttgctgctgctggtgggaCAAGAGCCGGTGAGAGGGAGCTCCCGGTTCTCTACACCCAGATGGATGATGGCGGCTtcaacggcagcggcggctcgggcTCGCCGACGATGATCGGGTGGTCATCCAGAGGGAGTCGTTCGTCCCAGAGACAGAGAAGCATCATCCCACGCTTGTTTCGCAACATGTTTGCATGCTTTAGGCATCATTATGCAACTGCAGATTCAGGAGATTATTCCTCACGGGCTGGGAGGAGATCCTCCTCCTCTGTCTTCACCCGCAGCCTGAGGAGCCAGATCACGAGCTGGAGATCGGAAGATGGCCACCCCGATGCCATTGCTACTAGATGA